One window of the Amycolatopsis mediterranei genome contains the following:
- a CDS encoding histidine phosphatase family protein, giving the protein MNVDLDWVGVLRHGQSTGNVAREEAEAAGADVIDIAERDADVPLTDLGREQASAAGKFLAEQPPDVVITSTYRRAWDTARLATPEGVTIIPDERLRDRELGVLDLLTSHGVGERWPDELRRKRRLGKFYYRPPGGESWADVVLRLRSLLSELSVDHAGKRVLLAAHEMTVFALRYLLEGLPEPDLLRAADATEVPNGSVTAWERDSDGGFTMVLAQEVGHLHATDTPPTADDDAAQQLS; this is encoded by the coding sequence GTGAACGTCGACTTGGACTGGGTGGGTGTGCTGCGGCACGGCCAAAGCACCGGAAACGTGGCCAGGGAAGAGGCGGAGGCGGCCGGCGCGGACGTGATCGACATCGCCGAACGCGACGCCGACGTGCCGCTGACGGACCTGGGGCGGGAGCAGGCTTCGGCGGCGGGGAAGTTCCTCGCGGAGCAGCCGCCGGATGTCGTCATCACCTCCACCTACCGCCGTGCCTGGGACACCGCCCGGCTGGCCACCCCCGAAGGGGTGACGATCATCCCGGACGAACGGCTGCGCGACCGCGAGCTCGGCGTGCTGGACCTGCTGACCTCGCACGGCGTCGGTGAGCGGTGGCCCGACGAGCTGCGGCGCAAGCGGCGGCTCGGCAAGTTCTACTACCGGCCGCCGGGCGGTGAGTCCTGGGCGGACGTCGTGCTGCGGCTGCGGTCCCTGCTCAGCGAGCTGAGCGTGGACCACGCCGGAAAGCGCGTTCTGCTGGCCGCCCACGAGATGACCGTCTTCGCCCTGCGCTACCTGCTCGAAGGGCTGCCCGAACCCGACCTGCTGCGTGCCGCCGACGCCACCGAGGTTCCGAACGGCTCGGTGACGGCCTGGGAACGCGACTCCGACGGCGGGTTCACCATGGTGCTGGCCCAGGAAGTCGGGCACCTGCACGCCACCGACACCCCGCCGACGGCGGACGACGATGCCGCGCAGCAGCTCTCCTGA
- a CDS encoding NAD(P)H-hydrate dehydratase encodes MPRSSSPDPAPISPALLRDWRIGAEDRGTVLVVGGARTVPGAPALSGTAALRAGAGTLQLAVADRHATAIGVSVPESSVFGLPETGTGAIAAGAVDRLAEVLPDAGTVVVGPGLIGVSETEELLRSLVPAIAPDAKVVLDAFALGALSRDPSLAEPLAGRLLLTPNRVEAAFLDGCEEKDVDDLETAVRIAGRYGGVVQLMGVVAEPGGRAWRDGSGHVGLATSGSGDVLAGLTGGFLARGAAVDQAACWATHVHAVAGQRLIPDTGSTGLLARELVAEIPRVIAELER; translated from the coding sequence ATGCCGCGCAGCAGCTCTCCTGACCCGGCGCCGATCAGCCCGGCCCTGCTGCGGGACTGGCGGATCGGCGCGGAAGACCGCGGCACCGTGCTCGTCGTCGGCGGCGCCCGGACCGTGCCCGGTGCGCCGGCGCTGTCCGGCACCGCCGCCCTGCGCGCCGGGGCCGGCACGCTGCAGCTGGCGGTCGCCGACCGGCACGCCACGGCGATCGGGGTCTCGGTGCCCGAGTCGTCGGTGTTCGGGCTGCCGGAGACCGGCACCGGCGCGATCGCCGCCGGTGCCGTCGACCGGCTGGCCGAGGTGCTCCCCGACGCCGGCACCGTCGTGGTCGGCCCCGGTCTCATCGGCGTTTCGGAGACCGAAGAGCTGCTGCGGAGCTTGGTCCCCGCCATCGCCCCGGACGCGAAGGTGGTGCTCGACGCGTTCGCGCTCGGCGCGCTGAGCCGGGACCCTTCGCTCGCGGAACCCTTGGCGGGCAGGCTGCTCCTCACGCCGAACCGGGTCGAAGCCGCCTTCCTCGACGGCTGCGAGGAAAAGGACGTCGACGACCTGGAAACGGCGGTGCGGATCGCCGGGCGCTACGGCGGCGTGGTGCAGCTCATGGGCGTGGTCGCCGAGCCGGGCGGGCGCGCCTGGCGCGACGGCAGTGGCCACGTCGGGCTGGCGACGTCCGGCAGCGGCGACGTCCTGGCCGGGCTGACCGGCGGCTTCCTCGCCCGCGGCGCGGCCGTGGACCAGGCCGCCTGCTGGGCGACGCACGTCCACGCCGTGGCCGGCCAGCGGCTGATCCCGGACACCGGCAGCACCGGCCTGCTGGCACGCGAACTCGTGGCGGAGATCCCGCGGGTCATCGCCGAGCTGGAGCGCTGA
- a CDS encoding SDR family oxidoreductase produces MKTVLITGASSGIGRATALRLACEGHHVVLGARREDRLADLAKEIHDNGGIADVYRLDVTDRADVAAFADAAAEAHGRLDVFVANAGVMPLSRLDSLHVGEWDRMIDVNVRGLLHGIAAALPHFRRQGGGHFVTIASTGSHEVVPTAAVYCGTKYAARAITEGLRLEAGPGLRVTTVSPGVTESELADTITEPGAQEAMRVYRAVTLPADAIAGAVSYAIGQPEGVDVNEIVVRPTAQR; encoded by the coding sequence GTGAAAACCGTCCTCATCACCGGAGCCAGCAGCGGCATCGGCCGCGCCACCGCGCTGCGCCTCGCCTGCGAAGGCCACCACGTCGTGCTCGGCGCCCGGCGCGAAGACCGGCTGGCGGACCTGGCCAAGGAAATCCACGACAACGGTGGCATCGCGGACGTGTACCGCCTCGACGTCACCGACCGCGCGGACGTCGCCGCGTTCGCCGACGCCGCCGCCGAGGCGCACGGACGGCTCGACGTCTTCGTCGCCAACGCCGGCGTCATGCCGTTGTCGCGTTTGGACTCACTGCACGTCGGCGAGTGGGACCGGATGATCGACGTCAACGTCCGCGGCCTGCTGCATGGGATCGCCGCGGCCCTGCCGCACTTCCGGCGGCAAGGCGGCGGCCACTTCGTGACGATCGCCTCCACCGGCTCGCACGAGGTCGTGCCGACGGCCGCGGTCTACTGCGGCACCAAGTACGCGGCCCGGGCGATCACCGAAGGCCTGCGTCTGGAGGCCGGCCCCGGCCTCCGCGTGACGACGGTCTCCCCCGGCGTCACCGAGTCCGAGCTGGCCGACACCATCACCGAGCCCGGCGCGCAGGAGGCGATGCGCGTCTACCGGGCGGTGACCCTCCCGGCGGACGCGATCGCCGGGGCCGTCTCCTACGCGATCGGGCAGCCGGAGGGCGTGGACGTCAACGAGATCGTCGTGCGGCCCACCGCCCAGCGGTGA